TCGCTCTACGCCAGACAGAAGATGCCGTTTACAGAAGATCTTCCTGTGAATACACCGCTTTCTCCCTATGCGGCGTCTAAGAAAGCAGCTGAAGTAATGGCTTACAGCTATCATCATCTCTATGGCATTGATGTGTCCGTCGTTCGTTATTTTACGGTGTTTGGCCCATGTGGACGCCCTGATATGAGCATTTTCCGTTTTATTAAATGGATCGACGAAGGCGCACCAATTGAGCTTTTTGGCGATGGCTCGCAGAGCCGTGATTTTACTTACGTAGAGGATGTTGCTGCTGGTACTATAGCTGCATCAAAGCAGGTAGGGTATGAGATTTTTAACATCGGTGGTGGTCGTAATCCAATCACGTTGAACACCCTCATTGCTTGGATTGAGGAAGCATTGGGCAAAACGGCGACATTTGACTATAAGCCTTTTCACAGTGCTGACATCACAGAAACGTGGGCAGACATTTCCAAGGCAGAAAGACTTCTGGGCTGGAAGCCTAAGACGGATGTTCGCGAAGGGCTTAATGTATGCGTTGAATGGTATCAGGAAAACAAGTCTTGGTTGAAGGATATCCGGCTGTAGATCGCTAAACGGTTATTTATGGAAAACATGATTTTTATCGCTGGTCCTTGTGCGCTTGAGAGCTGGGATATTTGTGCCCCTGTTGCTGAACAAGTGAAGCGCTGGAAAGAGCAGTTCCCGGTGCTGAACGTTTTCTTCAAAGGTTCCTTTGATAAAGCAAACCGCACCTCATTGGATAGTAACCGGGGCCCTGGCATTGAGGAGGGGTTGGCGATGTTGGCCCGTGTAAAACGAGAGTTTGGCTTGCCGGTTTTGACCGATTTTCACCTACCTTCCCAGGCAGCTATGGTCGGTGAAGTTTGTGACGTCTTGCAGGTGCCTGCATTCCTCTGTCGTCAAACGGATCTACTCGTCGCTGCTGCCGAAACCGGGCGAATTGTTAACGTAAAGAAAGGTCAGTTTCTTTCACCGTTTGAGATGGAGTTTGTTGTTAACAAGCTGGAAGGCGCGAAAGCAAAAGAGATTTGGCTAACTGAGCGTGGTTCGACCTTCGGCTATCAAAACCTGGTAGCTGACATGCGGAATTTCAATATCATGGCGCAATGGGGGCATCCGACTATTTTTGACGCCACCCACAGTGTTCAAATCCCAGGTGGCGCTGGAGGCAAAAGTGGCGGCCAACGTGAGTTTGTTTTACCACTAGCAAGAGCCGCCTTGGCGGCAGGCGCGGGTGGCTTGTTTATGGAAACGCATCCGAATCCGGATGCGGCTATCTCGGATGCCGCCAGCCAAATGCCACTAGATGTGATGGTCAAAGAATTGCCCAAGCTCGTGCAGCTTTGGGAAGCTTTGCATTAGAGAGTAAGCGAATTCGTGAGCTATTACGCGACAGCCCAACAAGTCTTTGGCGATGAGATTGCATCGCTTAATGCGGTGCTAGGTCAGCTTGCCGGAGATTTTGATCGTGTCATTGAACTGCTCCTTACCTTGCGCGGCAAAGTTGTTGTCACCGGCTTGGGAAAATCTGGTCTAGTGGGCGGGAAAATTGCCGCGACGCTGGCGAGCACTGGTACGCCTGCGATCTTCATGAATGCCGCCGAAGCGTTGCATGGAGACTTGGGGTATGTCTCCGAGGGGGATGCAGTGCTCATGCTGTCTAACAGTGGAAGCACGGTAGAACTGGTTAAGATGCTTCCAACCCTTGAGCGACTGAAAACACCGATCATTGGGATTTTTGGCAGGTTGGATACACCACTCGCGCGTCGCTGTCATACCGTTTTAAATGCGACAGTCGAAAAAGAGGCCTGCCCACTCAATTTAGCGCCAATGAGTAGCACTACTTGCGCGCTAGTGATTGGAGATGCGTTGGCCGCCGCCTTAATGAAGGCGCGTCAGTTTCAGCCGGATGATTTTGCCCTGCGTCACCCTGGTGGAGTACTGGGCGTTCGTTTGCTACTCAAAGTTCGTGACCTCATGCACACCGGAAGGGAGCTGCCTACCATTGCGCCAAATGCGGGCTTTCGTGAGGTGATCGCCGAGTCTACACGGCCGAATCTGGGTGCCGCTTGCGTAGTCGATGACAACGGCATCTTATTGGGGATCGTGACTGATGGTGACGTGCGTCGCTCATTACTCAAGGAATCGTTCTTGGAGTTCCGCGCGGACGAAATTATGACGCGTGACCCGGTTGCAATCCAAGTGGATGCCTCGATCAATGACGCGCTTGAGATTATGGAAGCGCGTAAGATTTACGTATTGCCGGTTGTCGATGGCCCCGAGCGTAAGTTGTTGGGGCTTCTGCGTATGCACGATATTTTTGCGGATTCAAACCAAGGGGTCCGATAGATTCAGACTGTTCTGTAGTCAAAAATGGCAGGCGCACTTACAGTAGAAGAATTTCGCAAAGGCGGGCACCTCCGCCGTTCATCACGCTCGCGCGTTAGTCGTGATGAATGGGTGATTTTGGGTGTCGCGGCTCCAGCTGTGATTATCTCACCGTTCTTACTCGGAGGTATGGTCTGGTGGAGTCAGGTGTCTATCGCATGTATGCAGGCGCTAATCTTCTTGGTTGCACTCACCCCTTTTTCTGGCATCGCGGCATGGCGTCAACGATTGCTGAAGCTGGTCAAGTTGCCACCGTTCTGGCTGGGTGGATTGTTTGTCATCTACGTGCTGATACAGGCACTGAATCCGAGCATGAAGCAGGTTTATGTGGATGAAACGCGCTACTATATTGCAGACCTTAAGCCTGAGTACTACATAGATTGGCTACCGCAGAGCATACTAACCAATTTTTACACCATGAACGCCTGGCGCATGGTCATTTTCTGGGCTGGAGCATGGGCGTTCGTTTGCGGCCTCTGGATGGGGCTTAATAATCGAAAAGCGTGGCTAGCTCTCGGTTGGATGGCCTTGGGCACCGGTGCTGTCCTAAGCCTGGCTAGCATCGCGCATCACCTGTCCAGTAATGAGCACTTGTTTTGGCTGGAGCAGTTTAAGCGAAATGAAGGCGCTTTCGGTCCGTTTGTATACCGGAATCAAGCAGCGGCGTATCTTTATTTGTCTATGGGACTTGGCTTTGTACTATTCTTGTATCTGCTTCGCTCTGGCAAATTTCGTTCAGGCCTACCTATGCTCGCTATAGCTTTCTCGTTGATATGCTTGCTGGGCGTTGCGTTGTGTCCCTCGCGGGGAGGGTGGCTGGGTGCATCGGGCGTGTTTGTACTATTTATAGTTCTGCTGCCATTTTCATTTAGATTTGAGAATGATTTATCTGTGGGATCACTAGTTGGTATCGTCGTAATCGCTATTGCTATGGTTTGTGGTAGTATATGGGTGGCGCGAGCTATGGATTTTAGCCAAATCGGCAGTAAGTGGAAGTCTCTCAGGTCTGGCGATGAAGTTTCGCTTGAAGCCCGTTTTATGCTTAGCAAGCTTACCTTGGACATGCATGAGGACCGGCCTTGGGTTGGCTGGGGAGCAGGGAGCTTTTCTTATAGATATCGATATTATGGATTGGCTTATCCGGATTTGTATTTCATCGGTGATCCATTGAAAAGCTACTATGGTAATCCTCGCTACATTAGCGATTATAAGCAGTCTCATAATGATGTTTTTCAGTTTTTGGCCGAGTATGGCATCGTTGGATGCTCATTTATGTTGCTGAATCTTGGCTATTTCATTGTTTATGTTTTATACAAATCTTTTTCCCCTGAATGGGTTTTAGCTTTATGCGTATGTGTATTATTTATTTTGCACAACTTAGGTGATTTTTTGCTTCAGAATTCTATCCTTCAGATGTCATTCTTGATTTTGATCCTGCTGAGCCTTGCGTTCGCGCGACGAGGCCACTTTACTTCTGTGGAGAGTTAGCCTTGTTAGCAGGCGTTATTTCAACTACTAATACGTTACTATAAGCCTTTGAAGCATATACTTGATCTCAATAGCTAGTCGTTGATATGTTAATTCAGTCTTTAATCACAAAGATTTCCGATAGTTTACATAGTTTCTACTTAAGTAGATAGTCTGAGTAATTATAGGGAGATGAATATTGGATATGATTAGTTCTCTCGCGCCGAAGCTCAAGTTTTATGCAGCAAGAGGAATTCTGTCGTGCTCGTTACGCAAGGAGGAGTTGAATGAGCCGCAGCTGTTGTTTATCGTTGGTACAGGGCGATCTGGGACTAACCTATGCAAGGCTTTGCTGGATGTCAGGCCAGATATTTGTATAGGCACTGAAACTCATTTTATTCCAAAATTGATTGCAACTCAAACATCTAACGAATTTGAGTTAGGCAGATTTATTGATGTTCTAATGAATCACTGGGATTCGGATGGCTCTTATCGCTGGTTTGAGCATCATGTGTTAAGAGCGGGTAGGCAGCCGAAAAAGTTTCGAAGTGATTTTGAACGCTTTTGTTTTAAAAACGATTTTCTGAGCGTAGGTGAGTGTATCTATGCTTTCTACATTTACTGCTATGGAAAGCACTGGAGTTTTATTGGCGATAAGACACCGCAGTATGGTATGCATATGGCCGATATTCATCGCATATTGCCTAAAGCGAAGTTCCTCCATTTGGTGCGCGATGGCCGTTATTGCGCTACTTCGATTCAGAAGCATGGAGGGTTTATTAAGATGATCAATGGAGGCTATCCTGAAAAGACGATGGAGTATGCTTATGACAACCAACAATCCAAGTATCCAACTGAGCCTCTTACTTTGTCGCAATGTATTGGATTCTGGCAGCATGTGGTCTTAAGGATTGAAGAGCAGGCAGCGCTAATTCCCAAAGAGAATTATTTACGGGTGCGTTACGAGGATTTGCAAATGGACTCAAGTCGTGAGTTAACTCGTATTGGTGCCTTTCTTCAGCTCTCAAAAAGTGAATTGTGGACACGTGTCGGACCGTGGATTCTTGATAGGGGCCTTCGGCGTAAGCAAGAAAAACGACTTGAGAATAAAGATTTTGATGAGCTTACAGAGGCGGGCTCAAAGGCTCTGAAACTGCTGAATTATATCTGATCTTGCTCTCATCCCATGAAGATTATTGATTCATCGTATCGCGCTGGTTTCCAAGAAGATGTTTTGGATGGAGTACGAGGATTGGCAGTCTTGATTGTGTTAATGAGTCATGCGGCTAACAAGGGCATTTTGTGGGGGCCGGTAAATGAGTTATTTGGGGGGGGCTCAGGTCAATATGGAGTCTATTTGTTTTTTACACTTAGTTCATTTTTGCTGGTTCGCTCACTGTTGAGGAAAAATAATCAAGATTTAAAGAATAGGAAAATTTGGTTGGAGTATTTCTTTCGAAGATTGCTTCGGATATACCCTTTGTATGTCGTGGTGTTGTTGTTTGTATGCTTTTCCACTCTGATGGATTGGAAGTTGTTTTACTGTTTTGGTTTAGGTGACTTCGGCGAGCATCTGATGTTGGGGGGGGGGATAGGTCATTTCTGGACTATTGTCGCTGAAGTTAGATTTTACTTCATCATCCCTGTGTTTGTATGCTTGTTTGTGTTTTTATTTAAAAGAAAAACGGTCCTGTTTATTTTGTTTTCCGTTCTCTTTCTTCAAATTGTATTAGTCTTAAACCTGTTTGTATTTGATGATTCTCCGCGCTACTCGCTGATTCGCAATATTATGGTTTTTTATTATGGCGCGTTGGTTGGTGTTTGTTATGAGGGAAATGTTTTGGGGCGAGTCTTTGAAGTTCTTGGTCCTTTCATGGACTTGATCGCTTTGCTATTAATTATCTCTTGTTTTCTGTTGATGCCGGGTGTTTTAAATGTAATTAGTGGCTATTTTGGTTTACCGCATATCCCCATTCTTAGTGAGCCAATGCTCAACTTCTGGGGCTTATGGGGCGGGTCTGTTATTTGGACTTCAATGATGTGTCAAGGTTTTATGAGGCGTTTCTTGAATCTTTGGTTTATTCGATTATTGGGTTTTATCAGTTTTAGCTGTTACTTGTGGCATTGGTTCATTCTGGAGTTCGTTGCTAAATTGAATACTGTAAATTCGGTTAAGCTTTTTATCTTTATCACTATGACTCTTGCGGTTAGTACGCTTTCGTACGTGGTTATTGAAAAGCCGTTAGCCAAAATTCGTATCTATTCACGTCCTCAATAATATGGAATTTTCTCAATCAATGGCTCCGATTGCCTTGTTTGGTTATAATCGACCTATTCATTTTGAAGAAACGCTTGAGGCATTGTCGAAAAATGTAGGTGCTTCTGAATCGGATTTGCATATCTTTTGCGATGGTAGCAAGGGTGAGGGGGATCGCGAGGCCGTTCGCCAAGTGCGTGAGATTGCTCAAGCAGCACGTGGGTTTAATTGTGTGAACGTAATGCTATGCGAAAAAAATTATGGTTTGCGGGATAATATTGTTAAGGGGGTTACTGAATTAGTTAATGACTATGGAAAAATAATTGTTGTAGAGGATGATATAGTAACATCGCCAGAGTTTCTGGTCTACCATAACCGCGCTTTAGCTCACTATTCTGAATGTGAATCTGTTATGCATGTTTCAGCTTATATGCCTAGCCTAATGCATAAAGATAAACTTCCGGATACAGCGCTTTTAAGGTTTATGTCATGTTGGGGGTGGTCGACTTGGCAACGTGCATGGAGTAAATTCCGTCTTGATTCGGACTATTTTATAGATCGCTTTAATGATGATGATATTCGCTATTTGAACCTTGATGGCGCATTTCCCTTTTGGAATCAATTAGTTAATAATCATCGAAATTTATCAAGAACGTGGGCAATTTTTTGGTATGCTAGTATTGTTGAGAACAATGGATTGTCATTGCATGTTAGGGACTCGCTTTGCAAAAATATCGGTGTTGATGGCAGTGGGACAAATTCGCATTGTTCTAGCCAGTTTGAGGTTAATTATGCCATGAAGGCCCCGGTGACCTTTCCGACGAGCATTGTTGAGGATGTAGTTATGTTAGATGCGCTTAAGGAAGCTTATAGAACCCTTAAGCCAAGTCTCTTTAAGCGACTGGCCAATAGATTTATTAAATATATTACATCGTCGTGATAAGGCGACAGGTTGAGTCGATTAAAGCTCTTGGTCGGAGATCGAAAAGGCTGTTTGCCTATTCTACGGGCACGATTGCTTCACAAACTCTGCCGCTGTTGTTGTCGCCTTTGTTGGCTAGACTCTATTCACCTAGTGATTTCGGTCTTCTTGCCATGCTCTCCGCGCCATTGGCGGTTTTGACAATACTGTCAAATTTTCGCTATCAAATGACAGTGCCATTGCCGGTTGTAGCTGCGCATGCGCGACGAATGGTGGACGTGTGTCTATGGTTGAATTTTACATCTAGTGTTCTGGTTCTCTTTGTTGTCTCGATTTTTGGGGAGAGTATCTGCGAATTGACAGGCACTCCGAGTTTGAAGATCTGGTTGTTATTTGTTCCTCTCATGATGTTGACTGGTGGTAGTGCGGCTGTTTATCAAATTTGGGCGTTACGAAATGATCACTACTTTGGTTGCGGCATGAGTAAATTTTTTGGAGCGCTGATGACGGGTACTGTTGGTGTAGCTGGCGGGCTAGTGGGGGGTGGATTTATCACCTTGCTGTATGGAAGAATGGCTGGACCGGTGTTTGCGCTTGCTCTACTTTTTAGATATGGACGCAAAGTATTGGTTCAGTATAGTCCTCGCCATTATTTTATGCGAATGCGAGTATTGCTAAGGCGATATCGCGATTTTCCGACCAAGGGACTGTTGCCGATTGTGCTTAACACGCTCGCTGCATCATTGCCGGTGCTAGTGATAGCCACCTTCTATGGTGCTATGGAGCTTGGTTGGTATTATATGGCTAGTCGTGTGCTTCTCGTGCCCGTGCAAATGCTGGGCGATAGTCTTAAACAGGTCTTGTATCAATCAGCAGCAAACCGCTCAAGAGAGAGGTTGCCAGTCCGCCCACTATTTATGAGAGTTATGCTTGCTCTGGGGGCTATGATGGTGCCTGTATCATTATTTGTTGCTTTATGTGGTCCCGCGGTTTTTGCGTTTTTCTTGGGAGAGGATTGGCGTGTTGCAGGTGGATTTTCTGCAATCTTGGCTATCGCTATTCCTTTTAAAATGACAGGTTCCTGTCTTGGATGTCTTTTTCTTGTTAATCGAAGAATTGGAACACAATCAGTGTGGCAATACGCATACTTTTTAATCAGCATGATCGGTGTTGTATATCTGGCCTGCAGTTATGGAATTGAGGGATTTCTATGGGGGACAGTGGTTATCGATGTCATCATGTATAGTGTTTATATCGGTGTGAATTACTATACATGCCGATCATCGGATCATCAACGGCTTATTTATGGAAGAACCTCTGAGTTTTTATAAGGTTATTGCGGTTTTGGTTGTTCTCGGCACCATTTGCATAGGAATGTGCATTCGCGATATTATACGTTACCAATTGCGTACAATTGCTGGGCCAATGATTGCTCTTTTTGCATCTGTCCACATTTACGGATATCTCATATATCCTCGTGCTGCTAAGATGCCAATTAATGAGTATCGTTTCGATTGGGAAATTTATGTTCAGATGGGGTGGGCCCTTGCGTTAATACTTTGTCTGTTGATTGGCCTAATGTTACTTAAAAAGCTATTGATGCCGAAGGATCTTCGATTTCTTATGACGTCTAGGGAAATTGCCCCTCGTCCTCAATTATACCAGTTGGGTTTCTTTGTAACAATCGTCTACACGCTATTCTTCCTAATTAGAAAGCGCAGTGCAATTGGTGAACTGCTAACGATTATCCGTTCTGGCGATTATATGTGGTATTACGAGGTTCGTGTGCAAAATATTTTTGATCATGCTCAGAGCAATCCCATCTTAAACAATCTTGACTCGCTGATTGTTGGTAATTTGTTGATGTTTCTCGTTGGGGTTTTGTATTATATAGGTTTCAAATATAGAAAGTTTTTCCCTTATTATCATCTTTTACTAGCTTTTGCGCTGCTAACGACGCTCATACGCTTTCAGAAATCGCCAATTCTTCAGTTAATGCTATTGATCTGTTTGGCATATTTTTTCGGACGACAGTTTTCAATCCGCCGTGGGTTTCGTTTTATCAAACCCATTCTGCTAACTGGAGTTTTCTTAATTGCTGTGGTTGCTGTTTATGTTGTTCTCGGTTTTTCGGGGAACATTGTTGGCGAACTGCACAACCGGCTATTTCTTTCGTCGACTTTAACTTCTTATGCACATTTTTGGACTTTTCCTACGCATAATGGTTTTTTGTATTATGGCGGTTCTCGTTTGTTTAACTTAGTATTGGGTTTTGGACAAACTCCCGACCTGTCTCTGGGCTTGGCCACACCGCCGCTTGTTAGTTCATATCTATATATGGGTAGTATGTTCAACTTGAATACTAGCATTTTAGGGACGGCGTGGGCGCAAAATGGATATGCTGGTATTTTTATAGAAACAATGCTTTTTTTCGGGTGCTTTGTTTTCTGGGATATTGTTTTTGCAAGAAAATTGAAACGATACCCCTACGAGCCAGTTGTTATTTTCTTTTTAATGCAATTTTTGGTAGTGTTGAATAACGGAGCGCTTTCCTTGATTGGTAAAGGTTTTATTGTAATACCTGTTTTATACCTAATTCTGTTTAGGCCTTTCAGTGGCGGTTATGGTGGGGGGAGGCCCCCGATGTCATGAGGGTTTTATGGTTCGTGAATGCTCCAATGCCTGGCCATATGGCTATGGTCGGGCGCCGAATGGAGACTACGGGATGGTGGATGGTTTCCTTGCTCAAAGAGTTGATGAGGTATCGCCATTTCCAATTCATTGTTGTTTGTGAAAGCGGTATTTTTAATCAATACTGCGAGGAAGTGCATGACAACGTTACCTACGTAGGGATTCCCGAGCAGAATATTTTTCGCCGTTTGGCTGCCAATCAGAATGGGGTTAGTATTATTGTGGCACGTTTGCTCTTGATTGGCGCTGCTTTTACTGCCGCAGCATGTCTCAAGGGGCGCAATAATTATGTGGATATTATTCGGCGTTATGAACCTGATTTGGTTCATGTCCATGGGACTGAGAAGCCTTATGCCTTGGCAAAGCAACTATGTCCCGACGTTCCGTTCCTAGTGACGATCCAGGGGATTTTGGACGTTTATCGTCAGTATTATTGGGCGGATTTGCCTTGGAGGGAGCGCCTTAAATATCCGCAACTTATGGCTGACTATTTGGGCATGCAGAGGTATTCGGTCATCGAGCGCGAAATCTTTCGCTGCAACCAGAATTTTGGGGGTCGGACATTTTGGGATCGTGCACATGTGCTGCGTATGAACTCCCAAGCTTGCTACTTTAATATTGGAGAAATGCTACGAGAAGATTTTATTGGGAGCAGGTGGAGATCCAGTAAC
The genomic region above belongs to Cerasicoccus sp. TK19100 and contains:
- a CDS encoding glycosyltransferase family 4 protein, with protein sequence MRVLWFVNAPMPGHMAMVGRRMETTGWWMVSLLKELMRYRHFQFIVVCESGIFNQYCEEVHDNVTYVGIPEQNIFRRLAANQNGVSIIVARLLLIGAAFTAAACLKGRNNYVDIIRRYEPDLVHVHGTEKPYALAKQLCPDVPFLVTIQGILDVYRQYYWADLPWRERLKYPQLMADYLGMQRYSVIEREIFRCNQNFGGRTFWDRAHVLRMNSQACYFNIGEMLREDFIGSRWRSSNAVKGRIYTTTTPRTYKGIHILIEAIAILRMTMPNIHLRIGGPIGKHGWSRRMRRLAASRGLSDCVEFLGYVDTSQIVENLQECQVYVLPSFIENSPNSLAEAQAMGVPCVSSYCGGVPSMIEEGETGLLFNCGDSAVLAEKIRTLMNDEQLATRLSMCGRKVAHARHESSGVVSGLRFAYSELTGL
- the kdsA gene encoding 3-deoxy-8-phosphooctulonate synthase is translated as MENMIFIAGPCALESWDICAPVAEQVKRWKEQFPVLNVFFKGSFDKANRTSLDSNRGPGIEEGLAMLARVKREFGLPVLTDFHLPSQAAMVGEVCDVLQVPAFLCRQTDLLVAAAETGRIVNVKKGQFLSPFEMEFVVNKLEGAKAKEIWLTERGSTFGYQNLVADMRNFNIMAQWGHPTIFDATHSVQIPGGAGGKSGGQREFVLPLARAALAAGAGGLFMETHPNPDAAISDAASQMPLDVMVKELPKLVQLWEALH
- a CDS encoding oligosaccharide flippase family protein, with amino-acid sequence MIRRQVESIKALGRRSKRLFAYSTGTIASQTLPLLLSPLLARLYSPSDFGLLAMLSAPLAVLTILSNFRYQMTVPLPVVAAHARRMVDVCLWLNFTSSVLVLFVVSIFGESICELTGTPSLKIWLLFVPLMMLTGGSAAVYQIWALRNDHYFGCGMSKFFGALMTGTVGVAGGLVGGGFITLLYGRMAGPVFALALLFRYGRKVLVQYSPRHYFMRMRVLLRRYRDFPTKGLLPIVLNTLAASLPVLVIATFYGAMELGWYYMASRVLLVPVQMLGDSLKQVLYQSAANRSRERLPVRPLFMRVMLALGAMMVPVSLFVALCGPAVFAFFLGEDWRVAGGFSAILAIAIPFKMTGSCLGCLFLVNRRIGTQSVWQYAYFLISMIGVVYLACSYGIEGFLWGTVVIDVIMYSVYIGVNYYTCRSSDHQRLIYGRTSEFL
- a CDS encoding sulfotransferase family protein, coding for MISSLAPKLKFYAARGILSCSLRKEELNEPQLLFIVGTGRSGTNLCKALLDVRPDICIGTETHFIPKLIATQTSNEFELGRFIDVLMNHWDSDGSYRWFEHHVLRAGRQPKKFRSDFERFCFKNDFLSVGECIYAFYIYCYGKHWSFIGDKTPQYGMHMADIHRILPKAKFLHLVRDGRYCATSIQKHGGFIKMINGGYPEKTMEYAYDNQQSKYPTEPLTLSQCIGFWQHVVLRIEEQAALIPKENYLRVRYEDLQMDSSRELTRIGAFLQLSKSELWTRVGPWILDRGLRRKQEKRLENKDFDELTEAGSKALKLLNYI
- a CDS encoding KpsF/GutQ family sugar-phosphate isomerase, whose amino-acid sequence is MSYYATAQQVFGDEIASLNAVLGQLAGDFDRVIELLLTLRGKVVVTGLGKSGLVGGKIAATLASTGTPAIFMNAAEALHGDLGYVSEGDAVLMLSNSGSTVELVKMLPTLERLKTPIIGIFGRLDTPLARRCHTVLNATVEKEACPLNLAPMSSTTCALVIGDALAAALMKARQFQPDDFALRHPGGVLGVRLLLKVRDLMHTGRELPTIAPNAGFREVIAESTRPNLGAACVVDDNGILLGIVTDGDVRRSLLKESFLEFRADEIMTRDPVAIQVDASINDALEIMEARKIYVLPVVDGPERKLLGLLRMHDIFADSNQGVR
- a CDS encoding SDR family NAD(P)-dependent oxidoreductase, translating into MSNKTYLVTGAAGFIGQRVAAQLLARGDRVIGVDNLNDYYDVRIKEYRRDQLIDSENYIFRQLDIEDASSVNALFSEFDFEVVFNMAARAGVRYSMENPHVYLSTNAVGTLNLLEGMRTNDVKKVVLASTSSLYARQKMPFTEDLPVNTPLSPYAASKKAAEVMAYSYHHLYGIDVSVVRYFTVFGPCGRPDMSIFRFIKWIDEGAPIELFGDGSQSRDFTYVEDVAAGTIAASKQVGYEIFNIGGGRNPITLNTLIAWIEEALGKTATFDYKPFHSADITETWADISKAERLLGWKPKTDVREGLNVCVEWYQENKSWLKDIRL
- a CDS encoding glycosyltransferase family A protein — its product is MEFSQSMAPIALFGYNRPIHFEETLEALSKNVGASESDLHIFCDGSKGEGDREAVRQVREIAQAARGFNCVNVMLCEKNYGLRDNIVKGVTELVNDYGKIIVVEDDIVTSPEFLVYHNRALAHYSECESVMHVSAYMPSLMHKDKLPDTALLRFMSCWGWSTWQRAWSKFRLDSDYFIDRFNDDDIRYLNLDGAFPFWNQLVNNHRNLSRTWAIFWYASIVENNGLSLHVRDSLCKNIGVDGSGTNSHCSSQFEVNYAMKAPVTFPTSIVEDVVMLDALKEAYRTLKPSLFKRLANRFIKYITSS
- a CDS encoding O-antigen ligase family protein, with amino-acid sequence MAGALTVEEFRKGGHLRRSSRSRVSRDEWVILGVAAPAVIISPFLLGGMVWWSQVSIACMQALIFLVALTPFSGIAAWRQRLLKLVKLPPFWLGGLFVIYVLIQALNPSMKQVYVDETRYYIADLKPEYYIDWLPQSILTNFYTMNAWRMVIFWAGAWAFVCGLWMGLNNRKAWLALGWMALGTGAVLSLASIAHHLSSNEHLFWLEQFKRNEGAFGPFVYRNQAAAYLYLSMGLGFVLFLYLLRSGKFRSGLPMLAIAFSLICLLGVALCPSRGGWLGASGVFVLFIVLLPFSFRFENDLSVGSLVGIVVIAIAMVCGSIWVARAMDFSQIGSKWKSLRSGDEVSLEARFMLSKLTLDMHEDRPWVGWGAGSFSYRYRYYGLAYPDLYFIGDPLKSYYGNPRYISDYKQSHNDVFQFLAEYGIVGCSFMLLNLGYFIVYVLYKSFSPEWVLALCVCVLFILHNLGDFLLQNSILQMSFLILILLSLAFARRGHFTSVES
- a CDS encoding acyltransferase family protein; translated protein: MKIIDSSYRAGFQEDVLDGVRGLAVLIVLMSHAANKGILWGPVNELFGGGSGQYGVYLFFTLSSFLLVRSLLRKNNQDLKNRKIWLEYFFRRLLRIYPLYVVVLLFVCFSTLMDWKLFYCFGLGDFGEHLMLGGGIGHFWTIVAEVRFYFIIPVFVCLFVFLFKRKTVLFILFSVLFLQIVLVLNLFVFDDSPRYSLIRNIMVFYYGALVGVCYEGNVLGRVFEVLGPFMDLIALLLIISCFLLMPGVLNVISGYFGLPHIPILSEPMLNFWGLWGGSVIWTSMMCQGFMRRFLNLWFIRLLGFISFSCYLWHWFILEFVAKLNTVNSVKLFIFITMTLAVSTLSYVVIEKPLAKIRIYSRPQ